DNA sequence from the Bacteroidota bacterium genome:
TTTACCCCGAAAACATGAGGGAGCAACATGCTTGACGAAATGATCCAGATGATCCTTGACGATGCTAAGGAACGTATGGAAAAAGCGCTTGATCACTTGCACCGAGAACTTACAAGTATTCGGGCCGGCCGCGCGTCGCCGGCGATGCTTGAAAACATCAAGGTTGATTATTACGGTTCTATTACACCGCTCAACCAGATGGCAAGTGTATCCGCGCCCCAGGCAGACTTGCTGGTTATTCAACCCTGGGATGCAAGTGCATTGGGCGAAATTGAAAAAGCCATTATTTCCTCGAATTTGGGCGTAAACCCGTCCAACGACGGTTCACTGATCCGCGTCCCTATTCCGCCACTTTCAGGAGAGCGCCGTACCGAGCTGGTCAAAACAGCAAAAAGCCGGGTTGAAGACGGGCGCATTTCGATTAGAAATATCCGCCGGCAATTGAAAGACGAAATCAAGTCTATCCAGCAGTCGGAAAATCTGCCGGAAGACATGCGGTATGAAGGGGAAGAGCAGCTACAGAAGCTGACCGACGCCTACGTTAAGAAAACTGACGAGCATTTGAGCCGCAAAGAAAAAGAAATCATGGAGGTTTAACCCCGCATTTCTTAAGTACGCACATTTATCCAACCAGGATACTTACTGGCATTCGCACAATTTCAGTTCAACATGGAGAGGTGACCGAGTGGTTGAAGGTGCACGCCTGGAAAGCGTGTGTGCCCTAACGGGTACCGAGGGTTCGAATCCCTCTCTCTCCGCCACATGCCAGTGTATCCTGGCCGGGTAGCGCATAAGCCACCCGGCTTTTCTATATACAAATACTTCTTAGCCTATGATTGCTAGTATGACAGGGTTTGGGCGCGGTCAGGCGCAAACCGACAGTCTGGTTGTTACTGTAGAGTTGCGATCTGTGAACAGCAGATACTGTGAAGTTAGTGCCCGACTCCCC
Encoded proteins:
- the frr gene encoding ribosome recycling factor, with the protein product MLDEMIQMILDDAKERMEKALDHLHRELTSIRAGRASPAMLENIKVDYYGSITPLNQMASVSAPQADLLVIQPWDASALGEIEKAIISSNLGVNPSNDGSLIRVPIPPLSGERRTELVKTAKSRVEDGRISIRNIRRQLKDEIKSIQQSENLPEDMRYEGEEQLQKLTDAYVKKTDEHLSRKEKEIMEV